The sequence TAAAACCATCTCCCGTGATTTTAACCCGCTGTCCGGGTTTCAGTTTAATTACATCAAATTCATTTACCTCCCCCTTAATCTCCAGGGTGTCAATATTACCCAGAGAAAACAGAGGGGTTCCGGGCTGAACCATAGTCCCTTCTTCAACAAGAACATCGAGGACTATTCCTTCTATAGATGCCTTTATATATCTCCTTTCCACTTCCATTTCAACTTCTTTTAATTCGGCCAGACACTGCTCTAAAGCTGCCTGCTTGCTTTTAATCAATTCTTCATAAAAGCCGGTGTCTTCCAGTTTATTGACCTCACTTTGTGCCTTGTTCAACCTGATCTCCTGCATCTTCAAGTTGCTTTCCGATACCTCAAGGTCTTTTTTAGAAATAGCACCTTTCTCAAATAGTTCCTTGTTTATTTCATATTCTGATATAACCTGCTCATATTCCAGCTCTGCCTTCTCTAATTCTCTCAAGGCATCACCCTTTTTTTCTTCCAGGTCCCTTTTAGCCATCTGAAACTCTGCTTCTGCAGCTTCATATTTGGCTTTTGCAATTTCCAATTTGTATTCCAGATTATCACGGTCGATTACGGCTAACAGCTGTCCTTCTTCTACCCTATCTCCTCTCTTTACCAGAATTTGGTCAATAATTCCGGAAGTTCTGGAAACTATTTCATCTTCTAAAGCGGGTTTAATCCTCCCCGTAGTGAAAACTGTTGTGGTAAGGTCCCTTTTTATCACCTTTGTAGTTTTAACCATTAACCCCTGGGCCCTGTTTTTATTTATAAGAAAGCCCGCCGTAATGGCTCCGATAACAATTATAATCATAAAGATAATCCGGCCCCTTTTCCTCACCTTTCATCCCCCTTTCTGTTCATTTCTTTAACTTCAGGCTCCCAGACTATAATATAACATTCTCAATTTAAAATAAACTATAAAGACTATATACTTTGCTCAGGATACGGCAAGTCCGGTTGAAGAAATAGCAAATCCCGGAGCGACTGTTAATTTGGCTCGAAGCCATGGATGGCGAAGAGCCAAATTCCAGAGTGAGCGGAGCATGGAGGCGGAGCGAACGGCAAGCGGAGGGATGCCATTTATAATTCTCTCTGAGCTAAGGGGATAGCCATATAAACTATTTATTATCATTTTTGCTTATGAAGATTGTTCCAAAAAGTAAAACGGTGGTTTCCCACCGCCCTACTTATTCGAATTATTCCGTTAAAGACTCAGTTATTGCCCTGTTAACTTTCTGCATGACTTCGTTGAAATCTTCCTGGGCCTTTATAAAGTTTTTCAGAGTAATATTCACCTGCATCTGATTATGAATATCCTGAAGTTCTTTAATATCATCACGGCTAACAGGTCGCCCCATCTGCTGTGCCATCTGGATCTTTTCCTGTGTTTCCCGAAGCCTGTTTATAATGTCCTGAGCATTCGGGTCCAGCTGTATCCTGGCTTCAGCTGATTTCAACGCTTCGAACTCCTCGGTCTGTTTAATGGTTTCCGCCAGTTCCTTTGCCTTATTCTCTATACTCAAAAAAACACCTCCCCGTTTATTGGCTATTAACTTCTACAAATACCCCGTAAATTCCTTCTAAAACATGAAAAAAAGGACGGATTAGATCCATCCTTTTTTCATAGTTCCCCATTCCGGGGACCTGCTCAGACCACTCCTTAAAGTATTTTTGGAGGAGGCGAACTAACCGAGGTCTTTGCTGCAGGAAACACTTCCCCTGAGTTTGCCTGGTATAATACCGGCATTTCCCCTCTGAAGGGCAATGAGGCCTGTCCTTACTATTTCTATTATGCCGAAGGGTTTAAGTAGGCGAAGCATAGCCTTTATCTTTCTCTTTTCCCCTGTAATCTCAATTACAAGGGAACGGCTGTTAACATCCACGATCTTGGCTCTGAAAATGTTGACAATCTGAATTATATCCGACCTGTTGGCGGCATCGGACCGTACCTTAATAAGGGCAAGCTCCCTGGAAATAGAAAATTCCGGCTTTAATTCCTTCACCTTGATTACATCTTCCAGCTTTTCCAGCTGTTTTTTTATCTGTTCCAGTTCCCTCTCGTCCCCCTTTGCCACAATGGTAAGTCTGGAAATCCTGGGGTCTTCTGTTTCTTCCCCGGTAAAACTATCGATGTTAAAGCCCCGTCTGGTAAATAACCCCGATATCCTGGTAACAACACCGTATTCGTTCCTCACCAGCACGGCAAGTATGCACCGTTTTTTAAGCTTCATTCTCCTTCTACCTCCCTTCAAATTTTTTGCAAAACAGGAAGTATTACAGCCGCTGATTCTTGCGGCAGCAGGATATTAACCTGCCCTGCGGGCAGCCAATCTCATTTTCCATGTAACACATGCGGCTATTATACCGATGGTATCTATGATCACATCAGTTGCCCTGCCTTCCCTGCCGGGAACATACAGCTGATGGATCTCATCGCTGATTGCAAACAAGAAGCTGGCCGAAAAAGAATACAAAATTACCTTTTTATCCCTTAAAGGGTATTTCTCAAAGGCATTCGCCAAAAGAAAGGCCAGCACAAAATATTCTGCTACATGGGCACCTTTCCTGACAAGGTAATGCAGGCTCGCTGTCAGGGAGTCGTCTACATTAAAGCTTTCTTTAAAAAAATTGCATATACTGTAACTCAGCACGGCAGACACCCGGGCCGGCTGATGGGAAAAATAAAAAATGACCACCATCCAGACTATAACCAGAACCCATGCAAAGACCTTTTCCTTATCCTTCACACCTAACCCCTTCCCAAGTCTCGCTTTTGAACCTAAGCCGTCTTTTATGTACAGGTATTTTACCCAAAAAATATTATAATAACATTATACACCAATATTATTATTGTTTGAATCCGTGAATTTGAAAAGTACCGTTTTCATGTTTCCTAAAAAATCGTTTATCGATCGCAATTTCAAACACTCTATTACAGTTTAAGCAATGATAGATGGAAATTATTAAAGATGTTATTATAGTTATAGAAGTGGTAATTACAGGCGATACTGCTTCCATGAAGCTATTAAGGAACGAGAATTATATTAAAGCAGCAACTTTGGGAATAGTAATAGACAAATTTTAAAAGGTGAAGTAATGTTAATAGGATGCCCTATTCTAAAAGGGCATCTTTTTGTTACTTTTGGTGACATATTCCCGAGTGCAGAGTGAAGCCTGCGGGGGATGGAGGTGCAAAAATAAAAGAGGGTCAGAGCCCTCTATAAAGTTATGGCTAAAATTTGTGGAATTTTCTAATCCGTAAAAAGGGGAAGCTCTTCCAGATAAATTATATCCGTCCTGTTTACGGCATCACCTTCAGCCAGGATGGCTGCTTTTGCAGCTACTATGCCTCCCGCCTTTTCCACCAGTTTTTCAAGGGCAGCAATGGAAGAACCGGTGCTGATGACGTCATCTATCAAGGCCACCCTTTTCCCTTTTATCTTTTGGGCATCGATTCCATTAAGGCACAGAAGCTGTTTTTTCTGTGTGGTTATAGACTCTACTTCAACGGTTAGGGGGTTTTCCATATAAGGTTTTATGCTTTTCCTTGCCACAAAATAGTTCATACCCAGCAGTCTCGAAACCTCGTGCACCAGGGGAATCCCTTTGGCTTCTGCAGAAACGATAGCATCTACTTCAGGAAGCCTCTTCACTATCTCGGGAGCAACCCGGCACACCAGTTCTGTATCCCCCAGAATTACAAATGAAGCGATTTGTTATAACCGGCCCGATAAACTCCACAATAGCCTGGAGCATGCCGAAAAGACCGATAAGGGCCATTATTAAACCGCCGTAAAAAATCATAGAAAGCCTTTCCTTTAGGTTTGATCCCATAGTCCCTGCCAGGGTAATGGTTTCGGCCTGAAACGATATAGGTGCTGCAAGGCCCATTACCCCTGAGCCTACAGCCCCTATAATGAAGGCAACAGCCGTCGGCATAGCGGCAAAGCCGAAGGAAAGGGCCAAAATCCCCTGAGGCAGACCGTTGATAATAACCCCTACTGCAGCTAAAAGATCTTTTAATAAATCCATGAAAAAAATCCTCCTTTTAAAATTATGTTTTAAAATATGAAACCCAGAGCAACAGGTTTTCAAAGAGAAACCTATCCCTCTGGGTTTTTATCCCTAAAGGTGTAGCCTTTCGGCCTGCATCGCTCGGTCCAGCCATCTTCTTAAAACTTTAAGAAAATCGGAACCCTAGATGCACTTTCCCTCGTAGCAGGGCAATTTACGGTCACCCTGTAGAAACTCCCGAGCCGTATTCCCGGGAATATACGAACGATTTCAGAGTTTTATATTGTATTGTTCGACGTTTTTCGCCATGTTCCTTCTTCAGCAAGAAAAAAAGTTGCTGCATAATTTTCTGCTCTTCAATCCCCCAGGATCTTTTTCCACCACGGAGGCTTTTGGCGGGCAGTTGTCAGTTCTTCAAGTTTATGCTCCAGCACGGCCACAGTTTTATTCTGTTCATAGAGCAGTTCCCTCTGGAAGTTTACCTCTTCGGCAATCTGTTTTAAGGTGGCTGCATTTTCCTGTAGGGCCAGCTTTAGTGCATCGTCCTTTGTTAAAGTGAATTTCCCCGGTTTCAGCTGTTCCTCTATCTCCTTTATGGTAAGGCCCTCATTTTTTAATTCAACAATCTTATTTATAACCAAAATGTCCGTATCTGTAAAGCTCAGCTTTCCTTCCACCTTTTCAACCTGCAACCCCAATCTGCGCAGCCATTTATAAAGGTTTTCCGCCTTTACATCACACATATCTGCAACTTCTTTCAGGGTATATCTCTTTATTTCCATGATACCACCCCTCTTCTCTTTTTTAAATTCCGTATACTTTTACTTTCATATATTCAGCATTAATACCTTAAATCCTCCTTTTAGTATTTATGTAATAATCTGGCACATTTCCTCGAAAAAAGAAAAACCCTGAAGGAAATAATCCTAACAGGGTCAATGGAAACACGGAAAACCAAACTCGAAATTCAGTAATGCAGACGGCAGGAATACAGCCCAATGTGCCTGAAGCAGGGTGATCAACCAACTACCAGCTTCATGCCTATATATGGCATTACAGTAAGAAAAATCCCTGACATAATAAAAAGACAGCTTTCACTGTCTCAGCACTCATTTAGGCCCAGGCTTATCTTCAGGGCTTTATCAACCTTTGCCATGATTTCATGGTCTAGAAAGGTTATTTTCTCCTTCAACCTCTTTTTGTCCAGGGTTCTTATCTGTTCCAGCAGAATTACCGAATCTTTATCAAAACCCCATCCCTTAGCCTTAATCTCCACATGGGTAGGGAGTTTGGCTTTATCGATCTGAGAAGTAATGGCAGCAACGATTACCGTCGGGCTGTACTTGTTTCCTACATCATTTTGAATAATCAATACCGGCCTGACCCCTCCCTGCTCAGAACCGACCACAGGGCTCAGATCCGCATAATACACTTCTCCTCTTTTTACGATCAACCTACTCACGCTCCGCC is a genomic window of Koleobacter methoxysyntrophicus containing:
- a CDS encoding helix-turn-helix domain-containing protein, which gives rise to MEIKRYTLKEVADMCDVKAENLYKWLRRLGLQVEKVEGKLSFTDTDILVINKIVELKNEGLTIKEIEEQLKPGKFTLTKDDALKLALQENAATLKQIAEEVNFQRELLYEQNKTVAVLEHKLEELTTARQKPPWWKKILGD
- a CDS encoding YlbF family regulator translates to MSIENKAKELAETIKQTEEFEALKSAEARIQLDPNAQDIINRLRETQEKIQMAQQMGRPVSRDDIKELQDIHNQMQVNITLKNFIKAQEDFNEVMQKVNRAITESLTE
- a CDS encoding VanZ family protein, whose translation is MKDKEKVFAWVLVIVWMVVIFYFSHQPARVSAVLSYSICNFFKESFNVDDSLTASLHYLVRKGAHVAEYFVLAFLLANAFEKYPLRDKKVILYSFSASFLFAISDEIHQLYVPGREGRATDVIIDTIGIIAACVTWKMRLAARRAG
- a CDS encoding type II toxin-antitoxin system PemK/MazF family toxin — protein: MIVKRGEVYYADLSPVVGSEQGGVRPVLIIQNDVGNKYSPTVIVAAITSQIDKAKLPTHVEIKAKGWGFDKDSVILLEQIRTLDKKRLKEKITFLDHEIMAKVDKALKISLGLNEC
- the ilvN gene encoding acetolactate synthase small subunit, with amino-acid sequence MKLKKRCILAVLVRNEYGVVTRISGLFTRRGFNIDSFTGEETEDPRISRLTIVAKGDERELEQIKKQLEKLEDVIKVKELKPEFSISRELALIKVRSDAANRSDIIQIVNIFRAKIVDVNSRSLVIEITGEKRKIKAMLRLLKPFGIIEIVRTGLIALQRGNAGIIPGKLRGSVSCSKDLG
- a CDS encoding efflux RND transporter periplasmic adaptor subunit codes for the protein MRKRGRIIFMIIIVIGAITAGFLINKNRAQGLMVKTTKVIKRDLTTTVFTTGRIKPALEDEIVSRTSGIIDQILVKRGDRVEEGQLLAVIDRDNLEYKLEIAKAKYEAAEAEFQMAKRDLEEKKGDALRELEKAELEYEQVISEYEINKELFEKGAISKKDLEVSESNLKMQEIRLNKAQSEVNKLEDTGFYEELIKSKQAALEQCLAELKEVEMEVERRYIKASIEGIVLDVLVEEGTMVQPGTPLFSLGNIDTLEIKGEVNEFDVIKLKPGQRVKITGDGFSNKEYLGVLEEIAPAAITRIIGQSSRTTVEIIVEITSPDSSIRPGFSANMEIITKEKKDIPVLPLECVKNRDGKSYVFLVREDGTVEEREVGTGISNDLYIEIVDGLSEGDIVVANPGENLKSGQKVIVNDKP